The Astatotilapia calliptera chromosome 17, fAstCal1.2, whole genome shotgun sequence genome has a segment encoding these proteins:
- the LOC113008890 gene encoding formin-like protein 14 isoform X2 — protein MGANNSTRRVSFESDENDNVTVVKGIRLSENVIKRMKEPAAPPSQQQPATTPSPPAAPASPLQRPVPPLFEPITSFPPPPPPLVEPVAPPAPPQSATESVAAPPPPVEKVTAPIIADIVPPSSFPPAAAVAAAGVVAPAVEPVATPSPVPASVFAPADPLLPSPCPAPAVVEVVAPLAPPPPLVGEQSPLKNESTASSLPLAPPNVAEPFTPSSVAEPLSPPFPVKTELITSPPLLTDSEPLSSPSVFESVNFMPPQPAKPFVAPPLPEFNAPCEPVAPPPPPPQPKVEPVPKSKPVPPPPAASVADEEALRKKIADELYKDLKQERAKVEQELQAWVEAEKARASTQAHAEAKSQVHGEVSRLLSEQRAAVQESLQQAFIRERIAA, from the exons ATGGGAGCAAACAACAGCACCCGCCGCGTGTCATTTGAATCAGACGAGAACGACAATGTAACGGTGGTGAAGGGCATACGG CTTTCTGAAAATGTCATTAAGCGCATGAAGGAAcctgcagctcctccatcacaaCAACAACCTGCTACCACTCCATCACCCCCAGCAGCTCcagcttctcctcttcagcGGCCAGTGCCTCCCCTCTTTGAGCCCATCAcctcctttcctcctccccctcctcctcttgttGAACCTGTTGcacctccagctcctcctcagtctgccACAGAGTCTGTGgctgcacctccacctcctgtAGAAAAGGTAACAGCACCCATCATTGCTGACATAGTTCCCCCATCTTCATTTCccccagctgctgctgttgctgctgctggcgTTGTTGCTCCTGCTGTTGAGCCTGTAGCAACACCTTCTCCTGTTCCTGCTTCTGTTTTTGCTCCTGCTGATCCCCTGCTTCCTTCCCCCTGCCCTGCTCCAGCTGTAGTGGAAGTAGTCGCCCCgcttgctcctcctcctcccctcgtAGGTGAACAATCACCTCTTAAAAATGAATCCACTGCTTCCTCCCTTCCACTTGCTCCTCCAAATGTGGCTGAACCCTTTACTCCTTCATCTGTAGCTGAGCCTTTATCACCCCCTTTTCCTGTCAAGACTGAGCTGATCACCTCTCCTCCCCTTCTTACTGACTCCGAACCCCTCTCCTCCCCTTCTGTTTTCGAGTCTGTCAACTTCATGCCACCACAGCCTGCCAAGCCATTTGTTGCACCTCCCTTGCCTGAATTTAATGCTCCTTGTGAACCAGttgcccctcctcctcctcctcctcagcccaAAGTTGAACCAGTGCCCAAGTCCAAACCAGTCCCACCACCTCCTGCTGCATCAGTTG CCGATGAGGAGGCCCTGAGGAAGAAGATCGCTGATGAGCTGTATAAAGACTTGAAGCAAGAGAGGGCCAAGGTAGAGCAAGAGCTGCAAGCCTG GGTGGAGGCAGAAAAGGCCCGGGCATCAACACAGGCACATGCTGAGGCTAAGTCCCAAGTGCATGGTGAAGTGTCCAGGCTCCTGTCTGAACAGCGAGCTGCGGTCCAAGAGAGCCTTCAGCAGGCTTTCATACGGGAGAGGATTGCTGCCTGA
- the LOC113008890 gene encoding vegetative cell wall protein gp1-like isoform X1, whose protein sequence is MTQSPGRLETFIYFHSFVKHRRSKCVLSENVIKRMKEPAAPPSQQQPATTPSPPAAPASPLQRPVPPLFEPITSFPPPPPPLVEPVAPPAPPQSATESVAAPPPPVEKVTAPIIADIVPPSSFPPAAAVAAAGVVAPAVEPVATPSPVPASVFAPADPLLPSPCPAPAVVEVVAPLAPPPPLVGEQSPLKNESTASSLPLAPPNVAEPFTPSSVAEPLSPPFPVKTELITSPPLLTDSEPLSSPSVFESVNFMPPQPAKPFVAPPLPEFNAPCEPVAPPPPPPQPKVEPVPKSKPVPPPPAASVADEEALRKKIADELYKDLKQERAKVEQELQAWVEAEKARASTQAHAEAKSQVHGEVSRLLSEQRAAVQESLQQAFIRERIAA, encoded by the exons ATGACGCAGAGTCCTGGCAGACTGGaaactttcatttattttcattcattcgTGAAGCATAGAAGAAGCAAATGTGTG CTTTCTGAAAATGTCATTAAGCGCATGAAGGAAcctgcagctcctccatcacaaCAACAACCTGCTACCACTCCATCACCCCCAGCAGCTCcagcttctcctcttcagcGGCCAGTGCCTCCCCTCTTTGAGCCCATCAcctcctttcctcctccccctcctcctcttgttGAACCTGTTGcacctccagctcctcctcagtctgccACAGAGTCTGTGgctgcacctccacctcctgtAGAAAAGGTAACAGCACCCATCATTGCTGACATAGTTCCCCCATCTTCATTTCccccagctgctgctgttgctgctgctggcgTTGTTGCTCCTGCTGTTGAGCCTGTAGCAACACCTTCTCCTGTTCCTGCTTCTGTTTTTGCTCCTGCTGATCCCCTGCTTCCTTCCCCCTGCCCTGCTCCAGCTGTAGTGGAAGTAGTCGCCCCgcttgctcctcctcctcccctcgtAGGTGAACAATCACCTCTTAAAAATGAATCCACTGCTTCCTCCCTTCCACTTGCTCCTCCAAATGTGGCTGAACCCTTTACTCCTTCATCTGTAGCTGAGCCTTTATCACCCCCTTTTCCTGTCAAGACTGAGCTGATCACCTCTCCTCCCCTTCTTACTGACTCCGAACCCCTCTCCTCCCCTTCTGTTTTCGAGTCTGTCAACTTCATGCCACCACAGCCTGCCAAGCCATTTGTTGCACCTCCCTTGCCTGAATTTAATGCTCCTTGTGAACCAGttgcccctcctcctcctcctcctcagcccaAAGTTGAACCAGTGCCCAAGTCCAAACCAGTCCCACCACCTCCTGCTGCATCAGTTG CCGATGAGGAGGCCCTGAGGAAGAAGATCGCTGATGAGCTGTATAAAGACTTGAAGCAAGAGAGGGCCAAGGTAGAGCAAGAGCTGCAAGCCTG GGTGGAGGCAGAAAAGGCCCGGGCATCAACACAGGCACATGCTGAGGCTAAGTCCCAAGTGCATGGTGAAGTGTCCAGGCTCCTGTCTGAACAGCGAGCTGCGGTCCAAGAGAGCCTTCAGCAGGCTTTCATACGGGAGAGGATTGCTGCCTGA